The following proteins come from a genomic window of Chryseobacterium glaciei:
- a CDS encoding diacylglycerol kinase family protein: MRKPPVHKSFLNAFRGVFLMLKSERNFQLELLAFIINIILIFYFQLSNIDTVLILIVSFGVLSAEIFNTAIEKICDFIQPEFDKRIGFIKDISAGAVILMAVLSVVVGVLVYWKYIFN; the protein is encoded by the coding sequence ATGCGAAAACCACCTGTCCATAAGAGTTTTTTGAATGCTTTCCGAGGTGTTTTTTTAATGCTGAAATCGGAAAGAAATTTTCAGTTAGAGCTTCTGGCATTCATTATTAATATTATATTAATTTTCTATTTCCAACTTTCCAATATTGATACTGTCTTAATCCTTATCGTTTCTTTCGGAGTTTTAAGTGCTGAGATTTTCAATACCGCAATTGAAAAAATTTGTGATTTTATTCAACCTGAATTTGATAAAAGAATTGGTTTCATTAAAGATATTTCTGCGGGGGCGGTTATTTTGATGGCAGTTCTGTCGGTTGTTGTTGGAGTTTTGGTGTATTGGAAGTATATTTTTAATTGA
- a CDS encoding SGNH/GDSL hydrolase family protein, which yields MKKMIYGLFFGDSITYGEYDGVFGGWVDILKRYALQRYNEGKANELILFNLGIGGETTEGLVKRIPHELSARNSAEGNIVFIGYGANDLAIKNGTQMVNPENFKTNILTAINEAKQYSQDIYLVSILPFSEKVDGVVVASGKLRTNDEVIIYNQILKDIAIENSLIYIDFYSAFLQDKEVLLSTDGVHPNEKGYGMMAEIAIPIIEKYLEF from the coding sequence ATGAAGAAAATGATATACGGACTATTCTTCGGTGACAGCATCACTTACGGAGAATATGACGGAGTTTTTGGAGGCTGGGTTGATATATTGAAAAGATATGCTTTGCAACGATATAATGAAGGTAAAGCCAACGAATTGATTCTTTTTAATCTAGGAATTGGCGGCGAAACCACAGAAGGTCTGGTTAAGAGAATTCCTCATGAATTAAGTGCAAGAAATTCAGCTGAAGGAAATATTGTTTTCATCGGTTATGGTGCAAATGATTTAGCCATTAAAAATGGAACTCAGATGGTAAATCCTGAGAATTTCAAAACAAATATTTTGACTGCAATTAACGAAGCAAAACAATATTCACAAGATATTTATTTGGTAAGTATTCTTCCATTTTCTGAAAAAGTGGATGGAGTAGTGGTAGCTTCTGGAAAGTTAAGAACGAATGACGAAGTTATTATTTACAATCAGATTCTTAAAGATATTGCGATTGAAAACTCATTAATTTATATTGATTTTTATTCAGCTTTTTTACAGGATAAAGAAGTTTTACTTTCCACGGACGGCGTTCATCCAAACGAAAAAGGATATGGAATGATGGCTGAAATTGCTATCCCAATTATTGAAAAATATTTAGAATTTTAA